One genomic region from Pseudomonadota bacterium encodes:
- a CDS encoding RluA family pseudouridine synthase has product MKPLTPWREIIVDERGHAVRLDAYLALVLKGVSRRRAQGFIRDGEITVNGRRARKGDPLRAGDAVAVWSQPDFGAWLPLPDPAIALAVIREEPSFLAIDKPSGIPSVPLDPREIGTLAGGIAARYPECAMLGRSPGDGGLLQRLDRGTSGVVLAARTAEAFDRLFAAQRRGEIEKTYTALVAPGALPLPERIDLPLAAAGRGRAAVAGAADGSPAVTLIRSAETIGAFALVEAVIHRGVRHQIRAHLADAGAPIAGDAKYGGPAIAGLDRLFLHACRLRAPHPIDGSAVSVESPLPPELARVLEGLG; this is encoded by the coding sequence ATGAAGCCGCTCACCCCCTGGCGCGAGATCATCGTCGACGAGCGCGGGCACGCGGTGCGGCTCGACGCGTACCTCGCCCTGGTGCTCAAGGGCGTCTCGCGTCGGCGCGCCCAAGGGTTCATCCGCGACGGCGAGATCACCGTGAACGGACGGCGCGCGCGGAAGGGCGATCCGCTGCGGGCCGGCGACGCGGTCGCGGTCTGGTCGCAGCCCGACTTCGGGGCGTGGCTGCCGCTCCCGGATCCGGCGATCGCCCTCGCCGTGATCCGCGAGGAGCCGAGCTTCCTCGCGATCGACAAGCCGTCCGGGATCCCGTCCGTGCCGCTCGACCCCCGCGAGATCGGGACCCTCGCGGGCGGGATCGCGGCGCGCTACCCCGAGTGCGCCATGCTCGGTCGCTCGCCGGGCGACGGCGGCCTCCTGCAGCGGCTCGACCGCGGCACGTCCGGCGTCGTGCTCGCGGCGAGGACCGCCGAGGCGTTCGATCGCCTGTTCGCGGCGCAGCGCCGGGGCGAGATCGAGAAGACGTACACCGCCCTCGTCGCACCGGGCGCGCTCCCGTTGCCCGAGCGGATCGACCTGCCGCTCGCGGCGGCGGGCAGGGGGCGCGCGGCGGTCGCGGGCGCGGCGGACGGTTCCCCGGCCGTGACGCTCATCCGCTCGGCCGAGACGATCGGCGCGTTCGCCCTCGTCGAGGCGGTGATCCACAGGGGGGTGCGGCACCAGATCCGCGCGCACCTCGCCGACGCCGGTGCGCCGATCGCCGGGGACGCCAAGTACGGCGGGCCCGCGATCGCCGGCCTGGACCGGCTCTTCCTGCACGCCTGCCGCCTGCGGGCGCCGCATCCGATCGACGGAAGCGCGGTTTCCGTCGAGTCGCCGCTGCCGCCCGAGCTCGCGCGGGTCCTCGAGGGGCTCGGGTGA